Proteins found in one Arachis stenosperma cultivar V10309 chromosome 8, arast.V10309.gnm1.PFL2, whole genome shotgun sequence genomic segment:
- the LOC130945590 gene encoding uncharacterized protein LOC130945590 — translation MQLSEKAMQPSSRELVGFSRERIPIKGHIWLKTTMGDPPLSKTIDVQYLIVNCPSPYNIILGRPALNNFRAVVSTLYLCVKFQVQNNKVATVHSDRQQARQCYNASLKKASNEPKTNQRAGITHTASEVLSLAEMDPREDFQERPEPTDELEKIPLTPKAEQFTNIGRALEGEERARLIRILQDNSDLFPWTPADMPGIDPNIICHKLAINKTSKPIAHKKRNLRAEKMKATLEDTKKLLNAGFIKELRFTTWLSNVVMVRKQSGKWRTCVDFTNLNKACPKDVYHLPCIEKLVDNASGFKSLSFMDAYFGYNQILMYPEDQNKIAFITEHENFCYKVMPFGLKNAGATY, via the coding sequence ATGCAACTATCTGAAAAAGCCATGCAGCCCTCATCCAGAGAACTGGTTGGGTTCTCCAGAGAAAGGATCCCGATAAAAGGGCACATATGGCTGAAAACAACTATGGGTGACCCCCCATTATCAAAAACTATTGACGTCCAATACCTCATAGTTAACTGCCCTAGTCCTTATAACATTATTCTCGGAAGGCCCGCCCTGAATAACTTCAGAGCGGTAGTATCAACATTATACTTGTGTGTTAAGTTTCAGGTACAAAACAATAAGGTAGCAACCGTACATTCAGATCGACAACAAGCTCGGCAATGCTACAACGCCAGCTTAAAGAAAGCCAGCAACGAACCTAAGACTAACCAAAGGGCGGGAATAACACATACCGCATCTGAGGTATTGTCCCTGGCGGAAATGGATCCAAGGGAGGATTTTCAAGAAAGGCCAGAACCAACGGACGAGCTTGAGAAGATCCCCCTGACGCCAAAAGCCGAACAATTTACCAATATCGGCCGAGCTCTAGAAGGAGAGGAGCGAGCAAGGCTAATAAGAATACTCCAAGACAACTCAGACTTATTTCCCTGGACACCAGCAGACATGCCTGGGATAGATCCGAATATAATCTGCCACAAACTCGCCATAAACAAAACAAGCAAGCCAATTGCCCATAAAAAGAGGAACCTCAGAGCAGAAAAAATGAAGGCAACCCTTGAAGATACAAAGAAACTACTCAATGCCGGCTTCATAAAAGAGCTTCGCTTCACCACATGGCTCTCAAATGTGGTAATGGTAAGAAAACAATCAGGTAAATGGCGCACGTGCGTCGACTTCACAAATCTAAATAAAGCTTGTCCAAAAGATGTGTATCATTTACCTTGCATTGAAAAATTAGTAGATAACGCTTCTGGATTTAAAAGTTTaagcttcatggatgcatactttGGATACAACCAGATCCTCATGTACCCAGAAGATCAAAACAAAATAGCCTTTATAACAGAACATGAAAATTTTTGCTACAAAGTTATGCCATTTGGTCTTAAGAACGCAGGAGCAACATACTAG
- the LOC130945073 gene encoding protein arginine N-methyltransferase 2, whose protein sequence is MNEWEQLCDAARNGDAEKLKSLIDSGADISHFDAEGLTPLMHAAKQGHAHILSILLSAGAPWNALSPSNLSAGDFAMEAGHQDAYELLLNAGIQAELVLGTIARKENKNADSDHDYLEDRVSFSEDKLMDTDSKAVMMAWEKPLMEAHAKAVCSGGGHILNIGFGMGLVDTAIQQYAPATHTIVEAHPEVYERMLGTGWGKKENVKIVFGRWQDVLSQLETYDGIFFDTYGEYYEDLREFHQHLPALLKPGGIYSFFNGLCGGNAFFHVVYCHLVSLELENLGYSTQLIPLPVKDCLGEEVWEGVKHRYWQLDTYYLPVCQSLEDPE, encoded by the exons ATGAACGAATGGGAGCAACTATGCGACGCCGCCAGGAACGGCGACGCCGAAAAGCTGAAGTCCCTGATAGACTCCGGCGCCGACATTAGCCACTTCGACGCGGAGGGCCTCACTCCTCTTATGCACGCTGCAAAGCAAGGGCACGCACACATCCTCTCCATCCTTCTCTCTGCTGGCGCCCCATGGAACGCCCTCTCTCCTTCCAACCTCTCCGCCGGTGACTTCGCCATGGAAGCAGGCCATCAGGACGCCTACGAGCTCCTCCTCAATGCCG GGATTCAGGCTGAACTGGTCCTGGGTACAAttgcaagaaaagaaaataaaaatgccGATTCTGATCACGATTACTTGGAAGATAGGGTCAGTTTCAGCGAAGACAAACTTATGGACACTGATAGCAAGGCTGTGATGATGGCATGGGAGAAGCCTTTGATGGAGGCTCATGCTAAAGCTGTTTGTTCGGGTGGTGGTCACATACTCAATATTGGATTTGGAATGGGTCTTGTCGATACAGCCATTCAGCAGTATGCACCTGCCACTCACACCATTGTTGAGGCTCATCCAGAGGTTTATGAGCGCATGCTTGGTACAGGATGGGGGAAGAAGGAAAATGTGAAGATTGTTTTTGGTCGCTGGCAAGATGTTCTGTCTCAGCTCGAAACATATGATG GAATTTTCTTCGATACCTATGGGGAGTACTATGAAGACCTGAGAGAGTTCCACCAACATCTTCCTGCACTGTTGAAGCCAGGTGGGATCTATTCATTCTTCAATGGTCTTTGTGGTGGTAATGCATTTTTTCATGTTGTGTATTGCCATTTGGTTTCCCTTGAGCTCGAGAATTTGGGTTATTCCACGCAATTGATTCCTTTGCCCGTTAAGGATTGTTTGGGAGAAGAAGTTTGGGAAGGTGTAAAACACAGATATTGGCAGCTTGATACATACTACCTCCCTGTCTGTCAGTCTTTAGAGGATCCCGAGTGA
- the LOC130944435 gene encoding subtilisin-like protease SBT1.7, with translation MMNSMIFKCVLLMVLSCRYTIAETKTEYPKKNTYIIHMDKFNMPSSFNDHLQWYDSSLKAVSESAEMLYTYKHVAHGFSTKLTAQEAELLANQPGILSVIPEVRYELHTTRTPEFLGLAEKTSTHAISSDKQSEVIVGVLDTGVWPELKSFDDTGLGPVPSSWKGTCETGNNFNSSNCNKKLVGARFFAKGYEAAFGPIDLKTESKSPRDDDGHGSHTSTTAAGSVVSGASLFGYASGTARGMAPQARVAVYKVCWIGGCFTSDIAAAIDRAIEDGVNVLSMSIGGSVTDYSRDIIAIGTFAATAHGILVSNSAGNSGPSEASVSNVAPWITTVGAGTIDRDFPAYITLGNGKKYAGVSLYNGKLPSNSAVPLVYAGNVSSLSSGRLCTKDSLISSKVSGKIVVCERGGNPRVEKSLVVKKAGGIGMILANTAEYGEELVADSFLIPAAALGQKESNEVKKYAASTPNPTVKIEFGGTHLGVQPSPVVAAFSSRGPNLLTPKILKPDLIAPGVNILAGWTGAVGPTGLSVDKRHVSFNIVSGTSMSCPHVSGLAALLKGAHPEWSPAAIRSALMTTSYTSYKNGQSIKDVATGLPATPFDYGAGHVDPVAALDPGLVYDATVDDYLSFFCALNYTSSQIKLATRRVYTCSKRKTYRVEDLNYPSFAVPFDTSSGIGGGSNAPTTVQYKRTLTNMGTPATYKISVSSKSPSVKIVVEPEILSFKEVNEKKGYTVTFTASSMPSGTNSFAFLQWSDGKHNVTSPIAFSWT, from the coding sequence ATGATGAATTCAATGATTTTCAAGTGTGTTCTGCTTATGGTTCTGTCCTGCAGATACACCATAGCAGAAACCAAAACAGAGTACCCCAAAAAGAACACATATATAATTCACATGGACAAGTTCAACATGCCATCAAGTTTCAATGACCATCTTCAGTGGTATGATTCATCTCTCAAAGCAGTTTCGGAATCTGCAGAGATGCTCTACACCTACAAACATGTAGCTCACGGATTCTCCACAAAGCTAACTGCTCAAGAAGCAGAATTACTTGCCAACCAACCGGGAATCCTCTCTGTTATCCCTGAAGTTCGATACGAGCTTCACACAACTCGAACACCAGAGTTCTTGGGGTTGGCAGAAAAAACATCAACTCATGCAATTTCCTCTGACAAACAAAGCGAAGTGATTGTTGGAGTGCTTGACACCGGAGTATGGCCTGAACTTAAAAGCTTCGACGACACGGGGCTTGGACCGGTACCAAGCAGTTGGAAAGGCACTTGTGAGACAGGTAACAACTTCAACTCGTCAAATTGTAACAAGAAACTCGTTGGTGCAAGATTCTTTGCCAAAGGATATGAAGCAGCCTTTGGACCCATCGATTTGAAGACAGAATCAAAATCGCCTAGGGATGATGATGGCCATGGAAGTCACACTTCAACTACAGCAGCAGGATCTGTTGTTTCAGGAGCTAGCCTCTTTGGTTATGCTTCAGGGACAGCAAGAGGAATGGCCCCACAAGCACGTGTGGCCGTTTACAAAGTGTGCTGGATTGGAGGGTGCTTCACTTCAGATATCGCTGCTGCAATCGACAGGGCCATTGAAGATGGTGTGAATGTGCTTTCCATGTCTATTGGGGGGTCTGTAACTGATTACTCCAGGGACATTATTGCAATTGGAACATTTGCAGCCACAGCACATGGAATTCTAGTATCCAATTCTGCAGGAAACAGTGGCCCTAGTGAAGCATCCGTGTCTAACGTGGCTCCATGGATAACCACCGTTGGTGCTGGAACTATAGACCGTGATTTCCCTGCTTATATCACCCTTGGAAATGGAAAGAAATACGCGGGGGTGTCTCTTTACAACGGAAAACTACCATCTAATTCTGCAGTGCCACTTGTCTATGCCGGCAATGTAAGTAGTTTATCCAGTGGACGTCTATGCACCAAGGATAGTTTGATTAGCAGTAAAGTTTCGGGCAAAATCGTGGTGTGCGAGCGCGGAGGAAATCCAAGAGTGGAAAAGAGTTTGGTTGTGAAGAAGGCTGGAGGAATTGGGATGATTCTAGCAAACACTGCAGAATATGGGGAAGAGCTAGTTGCAGATTCTTTCCTCATCCCTGCAGCAGCATTAGGCCAGAAAGAGAGCAATGAAGTAAAGAAGTATGCAGCCTCAACTCCAAATCCAACTGTCAAAATTGAATTTGGAGGCACGCATTTAGGGGTTCAGCCATCCCCAGTGGTGGCAGCATTCAGCTCCAGAGGACCAAATTTGCTCACTCCAAAAATACTCAAACCAGATTTGATAGCGCCTGGAGTGAACATCCTAGCTGGGTGGACCGGAGCAGTTGGACCAACCGGTTTGTCTGTTGACAAAAGGCATGTGAGCTTCAACATCGTCTCTGGCACTTCCATGTCCTGCCCCCATGTTAGTGGCCTAGCTGCCCTTCTTAAGGGAGCACACCCTGAATGGAGCCCTGCAGCCATAAGGTCTGCCCTTATGACCACATCctacacatcctacaaaaatgGACAATCCATAAAAGATGTTGCAACCGGACTGCCAGCTACGCCATTCGATTATGGTGCCGGGCATGTGGATCCAGTGGCTGCTCTTGATCCTGGTCTTGTCTATGATGCTACCGTGGATGATTACCTGAGCTTCTTCTGTGCCTTGAACTACACTTCATCTCAAATAAAGCTTGCCACAAGAAGAGTATATACCTGCAGCAAAAGAAAGACCTATAGAGTTGAAGATCTCAATTACCCATCTTTTGCTGTTCCTTTTGACACAAGTTCAGGCATAGGTGGTGGTTCTAACGCACCAACCACTGTCCAATACAAGAGGACTTTAACCAACATGGGCACCCCAGCAACATATAAGATTTCGGTGTCATCAAAGTCTCCATCCGTGAAGATTGTGGTTGAACCAGAAATACTTAGTTTCAAGGAAGTGAACGAGAAGAAGGGCTACACCGTCACATTCACAGCATCTTCAATGCCGTCCGGCACCAACAGCTTCGCTTTTCTGCAATGGTCTGATGGGAAACATAATGTTACCAGTCCTATTGCTTTCAGCTGGACCTGA